A region from the Triticum urartu cultivar G1812 chromosome 1, Tu2.1, whole genome shotgun sequence genome encodes:
- the LOC125538342 gene encoding uncharacterized protein LOC125538342: MGNYLSCTLAKTPGGKGARVILPDGAVRRVSLPATAAELMMDAPGHFVAETRHARVGTRLEALHADEDLEMGVVYATFPMNRIGTKLAAADMARLAAAATREARRSAKVSSVGAAAATAAAPEPAVTFVPAAEEAPSPRARLDEMVDDAVAAEIDVLKHRLSSARSRRPNLETIHEENHLLCRR; this comes from the coding sequence ATGGGGAACTACCTGTCGTGCACGCTGGCCAAGACGCCGGGCGGGAAGGGCGCGCGGGTGATCCTCCCCGACGGCGCGGTGCGGCGGGTGTCGCTGCCGGCCACGGCGGCGGAGCTGATGATGGACGCGCCGGGCCACTTCGTGGCCGAGACGCGCCACGCGCGCGTCGGCACCCGCCTCGAGGCGCTCCACGCCGACGAGGACCTCGAGATGGGCGTCGTCTACGCCACCTTCCCCATGAACCGCATCGGCACGAAGCTGGCCGCAGCCGACATGGCCCGCCTCGCCGCCGCGGCCACGCGGGAGGCCCGCCGCTCCGCCAAGGTGTCCTCCGTCGGGGccgcggcggcgacggcggctgcaCCAGAGCCGGCCGTCACCTTCGTGCCGGCCGCGGAGGAGGCGCCGTCGCCGAGGGCGCGGCTGGACGAGATGGTGGACGACGCGGTGGCCGCGGAGATCGACGTGCTCAAGCACCGGCTCAGCAGCGCGCGCTCCAGGCGGCCCAACCTCGAGACCATCCACGAGGAGAATCACCTCCTGTGCAGACGCTGA